The DNA region CCGTGACAGATTTGACGGAAGGCGATGTTTCTTTGAATGAACGGAAAAAAGGGTTCTTCGGCAAAGCAACAAATTATGCATCCGGAATAATCTCGGAAGTTATTAAGGCTAAAGGATGTAAATCAAGCGGGTACCGGAGGAGAAGAAGAATGAAAGATCCCGCCTGTTATCGGTAAAAATGGAATCTCCAGAGTTGGAAGTCCCGACGTGAGGTCTTTATCGCAAAGATTCATTATCGCTTTTCTGCCAGAGAGTTCGCCAATGACCTGCAAGGAGCTATAAAATGAGCGGGCTTATGAAAAATGTATTAAAGATATTCCAAAAAAATCCGCAGATTGCAGAAGGCGCTTCGGCGGTTGGTACATCGATAATAAAAACCGGCATCTCTTTTGTTAAAAAACCAGCGGTCATCGCCTATATAAAACATATATTCCATCCGAAAAAACTTGGTAAATACAGCACAAGAGAAGTCAGAGAGGTAGAAATAAATGCTGATTGGATAGCTGGTTATATTAAAGAAAAAAATATCAGGCCTGGTAGGGTAGGGATAGACGGGCTTCCCGGCTCAGGGAAAAGCACACTCGCCAATGCCCTGTCAGATCGATTGAAGATGGAGTGGATTTCCCTTGATTACGAGTTGACCAACGAGCCCTGCCAGTTAAACAGAAATAGGTCTATTTATGAACACCATCGGCTTTTCAGGACTCAAGATCTGGATGTGTTCGATTTGATAATATTTATAGATTTGCCAGTTGAGAAAATCAAGGAACAGATAATTGAAAGAGGACAGGGAGCTGTGAATGTTGAGATCTTCGATTACAATCTGATGCAGGAAATCGGCAGGACTGCCTTTGAACTTGCCGATGGTGAAAAAATCAGGGTTACCGAATCTCATCTGTACATGAAAATAAGACCGGCAGCAGGATTTAACATAGATGAAAATTTGGATGAAATGTTAAAAACAAATGGTTTTCTGAATACAGATATACTGTCCAAAGAAGAAAAACTCTTTCTTTTAATTGAGGGAAAAGCAAAAAAGGGGCTGTTCGCTTATAATCAGGGTGGCAAGTATGCAATGGAATTACTAGATAATATTGGTGAGTTTTATAAATATGTTGATTGCCGTCGTTATAGAAGGTTCTAAGTATTTTCTCAAGTGCCTGGATAAGCCTTAACTTGACATATGAGTGTTATTCGAAATTGGAGTTTTTCTGTGCGGAACGCTATTGTATTGTCACTTATCGGCTTACTCCAGTTATACCTGTCTTTCAGTATGAATGGAATAAAATGGCTCTTGATCTGGAGTGCGGTCAGTTTCATGATTGCAGGAATGAGCTATATCTGGTTCGGTCCCCGGGTCTTCGGTAAAAAACCTGATGGGAAATTAGATAAATGGCGAGTGCTTGTAATGTTGCCATTTTTGCTGTTGATCTGGATGAAATGGCGTATCAGCAAATTTCTGGCAAACGAAGAGTGCTGGAATAAAATAATTCCCAATTTGTATCTTGGACGCCGGGCATTTGCTAACGAATTGCCCGATGATATAATCATGATTGTCGATCTGGCGGCAGAGTTTCCCGCGCCAATAAACGTTGAATCAGTGGCCGAGTATTTGAGTTGCCCAACATTGGACAATTCTGCAATGGATCTCAAACTTTTGCAGAAATCGGTTAATTCAATAACTGCTTGCCGGGGAGGGGTATATGTTCATTGTGCGCAGGGCCATGGAAGATCAGCAACAGTTGTTGGCGCGGTCCTGTTAGCAAGGGGAGTTGCAGGGAATACAGAAGAAGCAGTGGCACTGATGAAGAAAGCTCGACCTAAGGTTCTCTTGAATAGACATCAACGGCGATTGCTGAATAGGTTTATTAAGAAAATAAATAGTCACTAAACCGATTGAAAATCTTAAAAAGATGATCATCGGAGAGCTTTTTCTACTTGATATAAGAACATGAGGTGGAATGTGTCAACAATGGTACTCAGGCCGTCAAGCTATACAAACAGTCAATGGACAGTGGGCAGCCGTTTGATGCTGTGATCCTGGACTTGACAATCCCGGGCGGAATGGGAGGCCAGGAGACAATCAAGAAGCTGCTGAAGATAGACCCTAAGATAAAAACGATAGCATCCAGCGGCTGTTCCAACGATCCGGAGTTAGCCAAGTTTGAGGAATATGGGTTTTTCGGCAGAGTTTCGAAGCCGTATCAGATCGATCAGTTGCGGGAAGTACTGCAAGGAGTGATGCAGGAGAAGAAAGGTTGATTTGGAAAAAAGGGCTTGAGTTAAGGGCCATCTTAGCGGGGCAATACCAGGATGCTTGAACAGCTAGGGCATGAGGCGGAATACGCCAAAAATGGTACTCAGGCCATCGAGATGTACGAGCAGGCAAAAGACTCCGGCCAGCCGTTTGATGTTGTGATTCTGGACCTGACGATTCCCGGCGGTATGGGGGGCAGGGAGACGATCGAGAAATTACGTGAGATAGACCCGGATGTGAGGGCTATAGTAGCCAGCGGCTATTCAAATGATCCGGTGATGTCTGAGCCGGAGAAACACGGTTTCAGAGGTGTTGTACCGAAGCCGTACCGGATAGAGAAGTTGCGGGAAGTGCTGCAGAGTGTGCTGAATGAAACGAACGGTTGATCAGGAAAAAGTGCTTAACTGGGTGCCCATTTTAGCGGGTCAATTCCAAAAAGTCGGTCAAAGCGACTAACCCTCCCTAAATTAAATCAAAGGGTAAACTTGAAAACGCGAACCCCGGTTTTAAGGCCGGAGCATCTTCACGAACGAATCAAATGGTGATTTTTTACTACTAACAGGAACTGCCATTATTCTTATATTATCTTACTTCTTATTTCTTCACTTCCGCTAAAAATTCCACCCGACATTGCATGTCGTCAGAACATGTTGGATAGTTGGTGTTGAATATTAGGTGTAGAACTCAGTAATTGCAACTGATCTTTCAACTCCTCAACAATAGGAATCAATGTGATATTTGCACAGAGTTACCTGTATTTCCTCTGAAATCTGAGAAAAATGTTGGGGATAGTGTTGGGGGCGGAAAGATTACGAAAAGAGAAAAGGGTCTGAGATATCTCTCAAACCCTTTTATTACAATGGCGGGGTCGACGAGATTTGAACTCGCGACCTCCGGCTTGACAGGCCGGCGTTCTAACCATCTGAACTACGACCCCGCATATTCTCGAATCTGAGGATTGTTAATCTAACATTAAGCTACTAAATGTCAACTAATATCTCATTTTACAGCCCGATAACGCCAACGATAAATTCCGGCGCACCTTATACCTGCCAAGTGATTAACTGATTCACCACAGATTTGTTTCACCCATCAGGAAGTTATCGATACCCCGTGCAGCCTGCCGCCCCTGAAAAATTGCATGGACCACCAACGAGGCTCCTCGGACCATGTCTCCAGCACTGAAAACTTTTTCCTCACTGCTCAGATAATTTTTATCCACCATCACGTTACCGCGCCGATCCAGTACCAAACCCAACTCG from Candidatus Glassbacteria bacterium includes:
- a CDS encoding response regulator, which encodes MECVNNGTQAVKLYKQSMDSGQPFDAVILDLTIPGGMGGQETIKKLLKIDPKIKTIASSGCSNDPELAKFEEYGFFGRVSKPYQIDQLREVLQGVMQEKKG
- a CDS encoding response regulator, whose product is MLEQLGHEAEYAKNGTQAIEMYEQAKDSGQPFDVVILDLTIPGGMGGRETIEKLREIDPDVRAIVASGYSNDPVMSEPEKHGFRGVVPKPYRIEKLREVLQSVLNETNG